AGATGAAAATAACGGATTATTATTAGAATAGAAAAATAAGTCATCAACAATACTGCTAAAAGGAATGTACTTTTATAGTGTAATACTACTTCATCTCCTATTATAGAAGATAAGGTTACGGATATAAAAGTATGAGTACTGTGATATAATAAAGACAGTAGTAAACTGATAAAAATAGCTTTGTATTTTTCAGACTTCTTTAACTTTCTTAAATAAAGGTACACAACCAAAGGAAATAAAAATTTAGACAAAGCAAAACTATTAGAAAATACTAGTGTAATAATTTCTTCAAGTATAAAAACTGAGATACATGTGTAACAGAAAAAAACAATTTGTTCTTTTCTATTTATTTTACAAATCCATTCATAACTTTTGCTAATGATGAGAAAATAAAAAATAGCTATCCCTAATCCAAATAAATCCATTACTCTCTACCTTTATTTCATTACTTTCTTCTTGGAAAAATAAGATTACGAATTGTTTCTGAAATTCTCCAATCTCCACCCCGAATCTCCTGCAATTCTGCCTCTGTTACTTCTTTAAATTGTTCCAACTTTACTGTATTTTTCATAATGAAATCTCCTGTATTATTTTTTCTTGTAAGTTAACTTACACACCTATTATACAAAATGAAGACCTTGTAAGAAAAAATTCTTCCCAACTGTACATTTTTGCACCTGAAACGCACTTTTTTAAGAAAAAAGCTGGGATAAATCCCAGCTTCGCATCTAAAATTGATCCCAGCAGGATTCGAACCTGCGACCGTTCGCTTAGAAGGCGAATGCTCTATCCAGCTGAGCTATGAGACCTAACATGACCATTCTATCAAAAAACAAGAGCTAAGTCAATCTTCTATTTGTGGTAAGGAGAACCCTGTTGAATTGTAAAAGCACGGTAAATTTGTTCAACTAAAACCAATCTCATTAACTGATGTG
This genomic stretch from Streptococcus sp. 1643 harbors:
- the comC gene encoding competence-stimulating peptide ComC, with translation MKNTVKLEQFKEVTEAELQEIRGGDWRISETIRNLIFPRRK